In Psychrobacter sp. JCM 18902, a single window of DNA contains:
- the tolQ gene encoding protein TolQ: MPESLNIIDLITQASLLVQIVMALLLLASLLSWVIIFRMSARLGTAKNFDQQFETWFWSGEDLAKLYQGVQGSPERQGLEQIFYVGFSEYLRMHKKRQPKDDIIDGVERKLRVGLGRQQQLLESGLTTLASIGSVAPYVGLFGTVWGIMNAFLGLSQTEQATLASVAPGIAEALIATAMGLFAAIPAVLAYNHFTAKSSRLYDSRALFCDEMTGMLQRETSAESTVGRDNIATRETTSTANQAQGL, from the coding sequence ATGCCTGAATCATTAAATATTATCGACCTTATTACCCAAGCCAGTCTCTTGGTGCAGATTGTGATGGCATTATTGTTGTTGGCGTCTTTACTCAGCTGGGTAATTATCTTTCGTATGAGCGCGCGGCTTGGTACGGCCAAAAATTTCGATCAACAGTTTGAAACTTGGTTTTGGTCAGGTGAAGACTTAGCCAAGCTTTACCAAGGCGTACAAGGCTCACCTGAACGCCAAGGACTTGAGCAAATATTTTATGTGGGATTTTCTGAATACTTAAGAATGCATAAAAAGCGCCAACCCAAAGATGACATCATCGATGGTGTTGAGCGCAAGCTACGAGTCGGTTTAGGGCGTCAGCAGCAACTATTAGAATCAGGACTGACCACGCTAGCGAGCATTGGCTCAGTCGCGCCTTATGTTGGATTGTTCGGTACAGTTTGGGGCATCATGAACGCCTTTTTAGGATTGTCACAAACGGAACAAGCGACCCTAGCGTCTGTCGCACCTGGTATTGCCGAAGCACTAATCGCAACCGCTATGGGCTTGTTTGCAGCGATTCCTGCCGTACTGGCGTATAACCACTTTACCGCCAAATCAAGCCGCCTTTATGATTCACGTGCTTTATTTTGTGATGAAATGACGGGCATGCTCCAGCGCGAGACCAGTGCAGAAAGCACTGTTGGTAGAGACAATATCGCTACGAGAGAAACAACATCTACGGCCAATCAGGCACAAGGACTATGA
- the tolR gene encoding protein TolR yields MKQSPYRREKKALNAEMNVVPYIDVMLVLLVIFMVTAPMLITGVDVDLPKEQTNTMSQSQLPVIVSLTDSGDIFISYEDNVDLPISEPELIDTLANLQSQSSNVGAQPVQVMINADQNNQYGAIMTLMATLQQAGIQKVGLLTGAPLPTPSL; encoded by the coding sequence ATGAAACAGAGTCCCTATCGCCGTGAAAAAAAAGCGCTAAATGCGGAGATGAATGTCGTTCCTTATATCGACGTGATGTTGGTGCTGCTCGTCATATTTATGGTCACAGCGCCCATGCTGATTACGGGCGTCGATGTTGACTTGCCAAAAGAGCAAACCAATACCATGAGCCAAAGCCAACTACCCGTCATTGTGTCCTTGACCGATAGTGGCGATATTTTTATCAGTTATGAAGACAATGTTGACTTGCCTATCAGTGAGCCAGAATTGATTGATACGCTCGCCAATCTGCAAAGCCAAAGCAGCAATGTAGGCGCTCAGCCCGTACAAGTCATGATTAATGCCGATCAAAACAATCAATATGGCGCTATCATGACACTCATGGCCACCTTACAACAAGCAGGCATTCAAAAAGTGGGATTATTAACAGGCGCACCCTTGCCCACACCATCATTGTAA
- a CDS encoding cell envelope integrity protein TolA, whose product MHNAPVVYVPTQPEGNGLTLPTLLSVLAHGLVIGILVYTYQHTKTDTVESIETVMVSPEQLAEMQGQILANRAAAASAMQAETSTSSASSTSSSESFSDSASQPNSQRVPVFTRSNDPASQPMLMSEEQHQRLFEQNQDYERRMAEWAAQLDESVTEEHGQVEQNKKEQLIEEQKQLGDFRNKQNNPPKITRPTATDKNLKINTGDSGSAGQRYDLEADGNSTTSNDGSGSTSRSTGEFKSAILSKIQSKLDTPIETQGLTTSLSLKLDTRGNVKSAKASGPNAVVNQAVEQAARAASPLPIDLDNPESFANLTINVTIN is encoded by the coding sequence ATGCATAATGCTCCTGTCGTTTATGTACCGACCCAACCTGAAGGCAATGGGCTAACATTGCCTACGCTACTTAGCGTGCTGGCACATGGTCTCGTGATTGGAATACTCGTTTATACTTATCAACACACTAAAACCGACACTGTAGAAAGTATTGAGACGGTCATGGTCTCCCCTGAGCAATTGGCTGAAATGCAAGGTCAAATCCTTGCCAATCGTGCAGCGGCAGCTAGCGCGATGCAAGCTGAAACTAGCACAAGCAGTGCATCGAGCACCTCATCATCAGAAAGCTTTAGCGATAGCGCCAGTCAGCCAAACTCGCAGCGTGTGCCTGTCTTTACGCGCTCTAACGATCCTGCCAGTCAACCAATGCTGATGAGTGAAGAGCAGCATCAACGCTTGTTCGAGCAAAACCAAGACTACGAACGTCGAATGGCAGAGTGGGCAGCACAATTAGATGAGTCGGTGACAGAAGAGCATGGTCAGGTGGAGCAAAACAAAAAAGAACAGCTAATAGAAGAACAAAAACAGCTGGGCGATTTCCGTAATAAACAGAATAACCCGCCAAAGATTACACGCCCGACTGCGACTGATAAAAATTTAAAGATTAATACAGGTGATTCTGGTAGCGCAGGTCAGAGATACGATCTAGAAGCAGACGGCAACTCAACAACATCTAATGATGGTAGTGGCAGTACCTCTCGTTCTACTGGTGAGTTCAAAAGTGCTATATTAAGTAAAATACAAAGCAAACTTGATACCCCAATCGAAACACAGGGTCTAACCACGTCATTGTCGCTCAAATTAGATACCAGAGGCAACGTGAAATCTGCAAAGGCTAGTGGTCCAAATGCTGTCGTCAACCAAGCAGTTGAACAAGCTGCACGCGCTGCTAGCCCATTGCCAATTGATTTAGACAATCCTGAAAGTTTTGCAAATTTGACAATCAACGTTACTATTAATTGA